The DNA region AGGGATAGGTGCGCACCTCGCCCGGCTGCCCCTGCGCGCCCGCGAGCAGCGCCCGCCGGTTGGTCAGGCCGGTGATCGCCAGCACCTGGTCGGGCATGGCCGTCGCGTCGGCCGCGAAGGCCCGGTTGCGCGCCGCCTGCTGGTCGCCCAGCTCGACCATGCCGGGGGTGATCGTCCAGATCCGACCGCCCTCGCCCACCGCGGCCCGCGCGGACCGCAGCGCCGAGGCGGCGCCGTCGGGGTTGGAGTTGTAGGTGTCGTCGATGACGGCGACCCCGCGCTCGTCGCGCTGCAGCTCGGCGCGGTGGGCCGCACCCGGCAGGTCGATCATCAGCGGCGCCAGCGACGCGGCGGGCACGTCGAGCGCCCGCGCGATGCCCACGGCGATGGCGAGGTTGATCGGGTGGCCGGCGGGCGGCGCGTCCACGGTGGTGACGTGCTCGCCGTCGACGGTGACCTCCCAGCGGCCGCCGCCCGCGACGGCGGTCCCCGAGGCGTCCCCCACCGAGGCGCCCGCCAGCGGGGCGACGACCACGTCGGCCCAGCCCCCCGCGGTTGCGGAGCAGCGCACGACCCGCTTGACCCCCTCGAGCCGGTCGGCGAGGGCCGCGAGCTCGGGCACGTCGACGTTGAGCACCGACACGGCCGCCTCCTCGGTGATCTCCGACTTGGCCGCCACGATGGTCTCGCGGTTCTTCATCCGCTCCAGGTGAGCCTCGCCGATGGTGGTGATCGCGGCGATCGTGGGCGGGAAGACCGTGCACAGCTCGCGGATCTCGCCGGGCCCGTAGGTGCCCATCTCGGCCACGAACACCTCGGTGCCGGGCACCAGCCGGTCGTTGACGGTGCGCGACAGCCCCATGAGGTTGTTGAACGACGCGGGCGAGGCGACGGCGGCGTGCGAGCGGGAGAGCAGCTGGTTGACGTAGAGCTTGGTCGAGGTCTTGCCGTAGGACCCGGTGATCGCCACCACGGTGGGTCGCATCCGGCGCAGCTTGTCCTGCGCCTCGACGACGAACTTCTGCGCCATCCGCCGCTCCACCGGCCGCATGATCGCCATGGCCAGGTCCACCAGCGGCACGGCGAGCAGGGCGACCACCGCGGCGGCATACGGCCCGCGCGCGAGCCCGGCGGCCGCGACGAGGACGAGCTGCAGGCCGACGGTCACGGCGCAGAGCCGCTTCATCCGGTCGGTCCACGCGAGCGCCTTGGTCGTCCCGCGCACGGGCAGGCCGAGCGGCCAGGCGGCGATGGCGGCGAGCCCGACGAGGGTGAACGGCTTGCTCCACAGGCCCGCGCCGATGCAGATGGCGGCGGCGCCGAGCAGCACGGCGTTCTCCGGCTTGACCTCGGTCCACAGCCGCGCCATGGCGGTGTCGCGGCCGGGCTCGTAGTGCTCCCGCTGCGCGACCCGCAGCCAGCGCGAGTCCTCGGCAGCGAGCGCGGCGGCCACGGCGGCCCAGGTGACGACGTCGAGGATCACGGGCGGGACTCCTTGGGGCTGGCGAGGACGCGGTCCAGGGCGGACCGCAGGTGGGTGACGAGGGCGTCGTCGAGCAGGTGGGCGGACCCCTCCACGACGTCGAGGTGGGCGGTGGGGCCGACGAGCTCGGCGGCCGCGCGCGCCATGGCGACGGGAGCCGCGGTGTCTCCTGCCCCCCAGACCATCTCGGTCGGTATGCCGGCGGCGCGCACGGCCTCCAGCTCGCTGGTGTAGTCCTCGTTGACGGCCTTGACCAGCACGGTGCGCAGCACGCCCTGGGCGGCGTTGTAGTCGGCGGAGCCGTACTTCTTGCGGTAGCGGTCGACGACGGACTCGGGCACGATCCCGCGCTGGTGCAGGGCCTTGGCGACGCGCAGGTCGAGCGGGCCTCGGGACGGCTTGGCGCCCGCCGGGGCGAGCTGCGCACGCAGCAGCGGCACGCCGGTCAGCACGAGCCCCGCGACCCCCTCCGGCCGCAGCCGGGCGCCGTGAACGGCCACCCGCCCGCCGAAGGAGTGCCCCATCAGCACCACGGGGGCGGCGGGGTCGAGGAGGGGCAGCAGCTGCTCGGCATACTGCTCGGTCGACCAGCCGTCGGGCGGGGGCGCGGTGGCCCCGAAGCCGGGCAGGTCGAGCGCGAGGGCGTCGTGGTCGCGCAGCACCGGCGCCCAGTCGTGGCGGGTGCGGGCCCAGCCGTGCAGGGCGATGACGCGAGGATGGCCGGAGCCGTGCTTCTCGGCCATCACCTGGCCGTCGAGGAGGGTAGTCAGCACCGCGCCAGTCTAGGCGTGCGCCGCTCCCCGGCCAGGCACCCCCGGCGTCGAGCCGGGCGCACGCCTACCGAGGAGTCAGGGAGGGTTCTCCGGACGACCGGCGCAGCGTCGCCGCGGGCCTGTGGGACCTGCGTCGTCGCCTCCTTGACCGCTGCGCCGCCGAGGTCGAGGACTCCCCCTGGCGCCTCGTGCTGGTGGCGGGGCGAAGCTCCGGCACCACGCCGATCCCCGAGCCGGTCGACGGACCCCTGCCCGAGACGGCGACCAGCGACCCGTCGTGGGTCCTGTCCTGCGCCGCGCCCCGCCGCCGACCGCGTCCTCCCGCACGGACCGCTATCACCCAAGCAGCGTAATGAACAGACGCCTCGTGGGGCACGCGCCACGCTGCCGCGGCAGGATGGACGCGTGACCACCCCCCCGACCGCTCCTCCCGGCGGCGGCACCAGCGCCACCGTGGACGACCCGGACCTGAGCGCCTGCCTGGATCGGGTGTGGCAGGAGCGGCACCGCTCGGCCGAGCTCTTCGCCGAGCGGGTCGCCGCGCTGCCGGACCACCCGATCACGGCGGTGATGCGGGCCCGCGCGGCGTGGGCCATGGGACGGCTGGAGGACGCGCTCACCCTGGCGATCGAGGCCGAGGAGGCCGTGCTCGAAGCCGGCCTCGACGACCGCGAGCTGTGGCACGCTCGAGCGCTGGAGAGCACCGCGGTCGTGCTGACGACCCTCGGCCTGGAGCAGGAGGCCCAGGACCGCTTCGTCGAGGCCTCGCGCTGGTATGCCGCGCGCGGCGACGTGGTGGGTCGAGCCGGCGTGCTGCAGAACTCCGCCATCTTGAGCATGCACTCCTACGAGCGGGCGACCGAGATGTTCCTGGAGGCGCTGGACCTGGCCCGCCGCGTCGACGCTCCGGCCCTCGTCGGGGTGATCCAGCTCAACATCGGTGAGATGGCCCTGCGCAGGGGACAGCTCGACCAGGCCGGGACCTGGCTCCGGCAGGCGATCGACTCCCTCGCCGGCGTGTGGCCCGAGATCCACCTCAAAGGATGCTGCCTGCTGGCCGAGTCCTGCCTGCTGGGCGGCGACCTGGCTGCCGCGCGGGCCCTGCTGGCCGAGACCCCGAACGTGCAGGAGGTGCGCAACCCCATGGTGCGCCTCACCCTGGCCCGGATGACGGCGGCGCTGGACATCCGCGACGGGTGCCCGGACCGCGCGGTCCGGCTCCTGCAGGACCAGCCGACCGACCAGCTCCCGGCCTACGAGGAGGTGCAGCTGCAGAAGGCCCTCTCCGAGGCGGCGGAGGCGGCCGGTGACCTGCCCCTCGCGCTGGCCGCTGCCCGGCGCTCGGCGGCGATCACCGACCAGCTGCGCGAGGGCGACGCCACCCGGCAGGCCCGGGCCTTGGACGCCTGGCACCGCCGCGGGCACCTGCTGCGCGACCGGGCCGCCGCCCAGGGACGCGCCGATGCCCTCGAGCAGGCTCTCGCCGAGCGCCAGTCGGCGCTGGACGAGCTGCGGGTCGCGCACGCGCGGATCCGCGAGCTGGGCTCCCGGGACGCGCTGACCGGGCTGCACAACCGCCAGCACCTGGTCGACGTCGCCCCCGGGCTGCTGGCGCTCGGCAGCCGGGAGCAGCCCGCCCAGGTGGCCCTCCTGGACCTGGACCGTTTCAAGGTGATCAACGACACTTTCGGGCACGCCGCAGGGGACCTGGTGCTGCAGACCTTCGCGGAGGTGCTGCGCGAGCACCTGCCGTCGACCGACCTCGTCACGCGGTACGGCGGGGAGGAGTTCGTCGTCGTCCGACCACCGGCGCCCGACGGCCGGGCGACCGCGTCGTTGGCCGACGACCTGGACGAGCTGCGCGGGGTCGCCCGGGAAGCGCTGCCGCCACACGTCGACGGGACGGCGCTACCGGTGATCTCGGTGAGCATCGGCGTCGTCCAGGTGGAGCGCCCCGACCTGGACCAGGCGCTCCACGCCGCCGACGACCGGATGTATGCCGCCAAGCGCGCCGGCGGCGACCGGGTCTGGGCCTGCGTGGCTCCCTGCCTGGGGCGGCCGTCGCGCACCCTGGGCCCCGCCGCCCCCGCCCGGCCGCACGGTCCGGCCCAGCAGGCTGCCGCGGGCTGAGCCCCTCGACGCTCGCAGGCTTGTCGGTGCCCGGTGCAGGACCGGCTCCGACACCGCCGCCACCCTCCCGGGCTCGCGCCGCTCCTGCTCCTGCCCCCACCTCGGGCACTCCCCGAGGCCCGTCTCCTGCTGCGGTGACGTCGTCGTCACCCCAGGTCAGCAGCCGCGGCGACGATGCTCCAGACCCGCGGGCGGCCATCACGGCACCACGAGATAGACCACCTCGGCGATGCAGGCAGGCCGCTGCGCACCCTCGACCTCGACGGTCATGGTCAGGATCATCTGCAGGCCGGCCTTGGTCTCCACGGTGTCGGTCAGCTCGATGCCGACCCGGATCGCCTTGCCCACGCGCACCGGGGTGAGGAAGCGGATCTTGTTGGCGCCGTAGTTCATCCCCATGGTCACGCCGGTGACCTCGTAGACCTCCTCGAGCATCCCCGGAATCCGTGACAGGGTGAAGTAGCCGTGCGCGATGGTCCCGCCGAAGGGCGTCTCGCGCGCCGCTCGCTCCGGGTCGACGTGGATCCACTGGTGGTCGCCCGTCGCCTCCGCGAACTGGTCGACCTGCTCCTGGGTGACCTGGTGCCACCCGGACCAGCCCAGGTGCTCGCCCGTGGCGGCGACGATCTCCTGGACCCCGTTGAACGTCTTCATGGACTGCTTCCTCTCGTCGTATGTCGGGCGGCTCCCTGCCCCTCGGTCCCCCGCTCCGGGCCTCGCTGGGGTCCTCACGGGGTCGGTCAGTCGCGTGGCCCGCCGGCGACGTAGATCACCTGCCCGCTCACGAAGCCGGACTCCTCGCCGCACAGCCACGACGCCGTCGCCGCGATGTCCTCGGGCAGGCCGACGCGCCCCACCGGGATCTGCCTGGCCGCGCGCTCCAGGA from Arsenicicoccus dermatophilus includes:
- a CDS encoding diguanylate cyclase, whose product is MTTPPTAPPGGGTSATVDDPDLSACLDRVWQERHRSAELFAERVAALPDHPITAVMRARAAWAMGRLEDALTLAIEAEEAVLEAGLDDRELWHARALESTAVVLTTLGLEQEAQDRFVEASRWYAARGDVVGRAGVLQNSAILSMHSYERATEMFLEALDLARRVDAPALVGVIQLNIGEMALRRGQLDQAGTWLRQAIDSLAGVWPEIHLKGCCLLAESCLLGGDLAAARALLAETPNVQEVRNPMVRLTLARMTAALDIRDGCPDRAVRLLQDQPTDQLPAYEEVQLQKALSEAAEAAGDLPLALAAARRSAAITDQLREGDATRQARALDAWHRRGHLLRDRAAAQGRADALEQALAERQSALDELRVAHARIRELGSRDALTGLHNRQHLVDVAPGLLALGSREQPAQVALLDLDRFKVINDTFGHAAGDLVLQTFAEVLREHLPSTDLVTRYGGEEFVVVRPPAPDGRATASLADDLDELRGVAREALPPHVDGTALPVISVSIGVVQVERPDLDQALHAADDRMYAAKRAGGDRVWACVAPCLGRPSRTLGPAAPARPHGPAQQAAAG
- a CDS encoding alpha/beta fold hydrolase — protein: MLTTLLDGQVMAEKHGSGHPRVIALHGWARTRHDWAPVLRDHDALALDLPGFGATAPPPDGWSTEQYAEQLLPLLDPAAPVVLMGHSFGGRVAVHGARLRPEGVAGLVLTGVPLLRAQLAPAGAKPSRGPLDLRVAKALHQRGIVPESVVDRYRKKYGSADYNAAQGVLRTVLVKAVNEDYTSELEAVRAAGIPTEMVWGAGDTAAPVAMARAAAELVGPTAHLDVVEGSAHLLDDALVTHLRSALDRVLASPKESRP
- a CDS encoding Mur ligase family protein, which gives rise to MILDVVTWAAVAAALAAEDSRWLRVAQREHYEPGRDTAMARLWTEVKPENAVLLGAAAICIGAGLWSKPFTLVGLAAIAAWPLGLPVRGTTKALAWTDRMKRLCAVTVGLQLVLVAAAGLARGPYAAAVVALLAVPLVDLAMAIMRPVERRMAQKFVVEAQDKLRRMRPTVVAITGSYGKTSTKLYVNQLLSRSHAAVASPASFNNLMGLSRTVNDRLVPGTEVFVAEMGTYGPGEIRELCTVFPPTIAAITTIGEAHLERMKNRETIVAAKSEITEEAAVSVLNVDVPELAALADRLEGVKRVVRCSATAGGWADVVVAPLAGASVGDASGTAVAGGGRWEVTVDGEHVTTVDAPPAGHPINLAIAVGIARALDVPAASLAPLMIDLPGAAHRAELQRDERGVAVIDDTYNSNPDGAASALRSARAAVGEGGRIWTITPGMVELGDQQAARNRAFAADATAMPDQVLAITGLTNRRALLAGAQGQPGEVRTYPSREAAAAEIMAQTAAGDVVLFENDLPDHYA
- a CDS encoding MaoC family dehydratase, coding for MKTFNGVQEIVAATGEHLGWSGWHQVTQEQVDQFAEATGDHQWIHVDPERAARETPFGGTIAHGYFTLSRIPGMLEEVYEVTGVTMGMNYGANKIRFLTPVRVGKAIRVGIELTDTVETKAGLQMILTMTVEVEGAQRPACIAEVVYLVVP